The following proteins are encoded in a genomic region of Mycolicibacterium rutilum:
- a CDS encoding ATP-binding protein: MTEQFHLSRLQVINWGVFDGYHSIPFSAGGALIAGASGSGKSSLLDAISLGFLPFNRRNFNASGDNTAAGSSAGRRTVDKYVRGAWGQRSDGGTSRVMYLRGEGTAWSAVAVTYTGDSGRTVTGLVLKWLTGESRNDSSSRFVIGDGDLDIEDVCNRWAAGRFDTGVFKDGGWRFTTKVESQYLAQLYATIGIRASDAAQQLLGKAKSLKSVGGLEQFVRDFMLDEPESLARLPEALKQIDPLVEARELLAVAQRKRKILGDIDKIQQRYASESTDLGIIDLVDLPMVRAYTDHVRLAQCPGQIAQLDTTIEQLDNEYEDVTRSLNLAKAEADSLNAQISGSSASIGPLQSQVTAAETEAEQVSRRRGACEDMLTAQGLDVPETAEDFWNLREELLAEATELLAKVERNREASTDAEYAQKAARITRDDAAKELKRVEHVGSALPEFALVMREQISAAVGVDPSELPYIAELLDLRPDQTRWRTAVEKVLRGAGLRLLVPDQHWDAVLRFVNETNMRGRLQLHHVRARFLGAEPVDPEPNTLAGKLFAVDPAHPCAAEAVDVVTSAGDHVCVDTPDVFARFRRAVTDTGLYKDSDRLAVKDDRRPLKQSDYLYQGDVSAKINALTMDLAAAEEAYQKARRVADDIAAQRQQWRDRAAACKAICEQFPQWSQIDIETADGHADRLREQYELLMADHPDIEALNARADECWSQIQTLMTRRGAIQTRRDDLDARRTAVLELSERLSPAFVSEPLTELLTRYAAQLPVSLELLDPEPHRDALFTAIKKEREQLRESRRRSYDELARILNTFDTAFPDAIPNDSDNFDERVHDYVALCRHIDERELPEAYERMMRLVTEQAPDAILTLHRVAEQEARRIAEQIDRVNTGLGAVEFNRGTRLTLRATPRSLTAVSELTEIVRAISRRIAEVGLGDKQAILDQYADILRLRNRLASTAPEDKAWTRDALDVRNRFTFDCAEWDVSSDELIRTHSNAGDNSGGEQEKLMAFCLAGALSFNLASPESSDNRPVFAQLMLDEAFSKSDPQFAQQALQAFRKFGFQLVIVATVQNATTIQPYIDSVVMVSKTEPTGRNARPVATVATRTISEFSALRREMREKVPAGV; this comes from the coding sequence ATGACTGAACAGTTCCACCTGTCCCGGCTGCAGGTCATCAACTGGGGCGTGTTCGACGGGTACCACTCGATTCCGTTCAGCGCGGGCGGCGCGCTGATCGCCGGCGCGTCGGGCAGTGGGAAATCGTCTCTGCTGGACGCGATCTCGCTGGGCTTCCTGCCGTTCAACCGGCGCAACTTCAACGCCTCGGGCGACAACACCGCGGCGGGGTCGAGCGCGGGCCGGCGCACCGTCGACAAGTACGTGCGCGGCGCGTGGGGCCAGCGCAGCGACGGCGGCACCAGCCGGGTTATGTACCTGCGCGGCGAGGGCACCGCGTGGTCGGCGGTCGCGGTGACCTACACCGGGGACTCCGGGCGCACCGTCACGGGCCTGGTGCTCAAGTGGCTGACCGGAGAGTCGCGCAACGACTCGTCGAGCCGGTTCGTCATCGGCGACGGCGACCTCGACATCGAGGACGTCTGCAACCGCTGGGCGGCAGGGCGTTTCGATACCGGCGTGTTCAAGGACGGCGGCTGGCGGTTCACCACGAAGGTGGAGTCGCAGTACCTGGCGCAGCTGTACGCGACGATCGGCATCCGCGCCTCCGACGCCGCGCAGCAGCTGCTCGGCAAGGCGAAGTCGCTGAAAAGCGTTGGCGGGCTGGAGCAGTTCGTCCGCGACTTCATGCTCGACGAACCGGAGAGCCTGGCCCGGCTGCCGGAGGCGCTCAAGCAGATCGACCCACTGGTGGAGGCCCGCGAGCTGTTGGCCGTCGCGCAACGCAAGCGCAAGATCCTCGGCGACATCGACAAGATCCAGCAGCGCTACGCCTCGGAGTCGACGGATCTGGGCATCATCGACCTGGTCGACCTGCCGATGGTGCGCGCCTACACCGACCATGTGCGGCTCGCGCAGTGCCCGGGGCAGATCGCGCAGCTCGACACCACGATCGAGCAACTCGACAACGAGTACGAGGACGTCACCCGGTCACTGAATCTGGCCAAGGCCGAGGCGGATTCGCTCAACGCGCAGATCAGCGGGTCGAGTGCGAGCATCGGGCCGCTGCAGTCGCAGGTGACGGCGGCCGAGACCGAGGCCGAGCAGGTGTCGCGGCGGCGCGGCGCCTGCGAGGACATGCTGACCGCGCAGGGCCTCGACGTCCCGGAGACCGCCGAGGACTTCTGGAACTTGCGCGAGGAGCTGCTCGCCGAGGCCACCGAGCTGCTGGCCAAGGTGGAACGCAACCGCGAGGCCTCCACCGACGCCGAGTACGCGCAGAAGGCGGCGCGCATCACCCGCGACGACGCGGCCAAGGAGCTCAAGCGCGTCGAGCACGTCGGATCGGCGCTGCCGGAGTTCGCGCTGGTGATGCGCGAGCAGATCAGCGCCGCGGTCGGGGTGGACCCGAGCGAGCTGCCGTACATCGCCGAGCTTTTGGATCTGCGGCCCGACCAGACCCGGTGGCGCACCGCGGTGGAGAAGGTGCTGCGCGGCGCCGGGTTGCGGCTGCTGGTGCCGGATCAGCACTGGGATGCGGTGCTGCGGTTCGTCAACGAGACGAATATGCGGGGCCGGCTGCAGCTGCACCACGTGCGGGCCCGCTTCCTCGGCGCCGAGCCGGTCGATCCGGAGCCGAACACCCTGGCGGGCAAGCTGTTCGCGGTCGACCCGGCGCACCCGTGCGCGGCCGAGGCCGTCGACGTGGTGACGTCGGCGGGCGATCACGTGTGCGTCGACACCCCCGACGTGTTCGCGCGGTTCCGTCGCGCGGTCACCGACACCGGCCTGTACAAGGACAGCGACCGGTTGGCGGTCAAGGACGACCGTCGTCCGCTCAAGCAGTCCGACTACCTGTACCAGGGCGACGTGTCGGCGAAGATCAATGCGCTGACGATGGATCTGGCCGCCGCCGAGGAGGCCTACCAGAAGGCCCGCCGCGTCGCCGACGACATCGCCGCGCAGCGCCAGCAGTGGCGGGACCGGGCCGCGGCGTGCAAGGCGATCTGCGAGCAGTTCCCGCAGTGGAGCCAGATCGACATCGAGACCGCCGACGGGCACGCCGACCGGCTGCGCGAGCAGTACGAGCTGCTGATGGCCGACCATCCCGACATCGAGGCGCTCAATGCGCGCGCCGACGAATGCTGGTCGCAGATCCAGACATTGATGACCCGGCGCGGCGCGATCCAGACGCGTCGCGACGACCTCGACGCGCGTCGCACCGCGGTGCTAGAGCTCTCGGAGCGGCTGTCGCCGGCGTTCGTGTCCGAGCCGCTGACCGAGTTGTTGACGCGGTATGCCGCGCAGTTGCCGGTGTCGCTCGAGTTGCTCGACCCCGAGCCGCACCGGGATGCGTTGTTCACCGCGATCAAGAAGGAGCGCGAACAGTTGCGGGAGAGCCGCCGTCGCTCCTACGACGAGCTGGCGCGCATCCTCAACACGTTCGACACCGCGTTCCCCGACGCGATCCCGAACGACAGCGACAATTTCGACGAGCGGGTGCACGACTACGTCGCGCTGTGCCGGCACATCGACGAACGCGAGCTGCCCGAAGCCTACGAGCGGATGATGCGGCTGGTGACCGAGCAGGCGCCCGACGCGATCCTGACGCTGCACCGGGTCGCCGAGCAGGAGGCGCGGCGCATCGCCGAGCAGATCGACCGGGTCAACACCGGTCTGGGCGCGGTCGAGTTCAACCGCGGCACCCGGCTGACGCTGCGGGCCACGCCGCGGTCGCTGACCGCGGTGTCGGAGCTGACCGAGATCGTGCGGGCGATCTCGCGGCGCATCGCCGAGGTGGGGCTGGGCGACAAGCAGGCGATCCTCGACCAGTACGCCGACATCCTCCGGCTGCGCAACCGGCTGGCGTCGACGGCGCCGGAGGACAAGGCGTGGACGCGCGACGCGCTGGATGTGCGCAACCGGTTCACGTTCGACTGCGCGGAATGGGATGTGTCATCCGACGAGCTGATCCGCACGCACTCGAATGCCGGCGACAACTCCGGTGGTGAGCAGGAGAAGCTGATGGCGTTCTGCCTCGCGGGCGCGCTGAGCTTCAACCTGGCCAGCCCCGAAAGTTCGGACAACCGACCGGTTTTCGCCCAGCTCATGCTCGACGAGGCGTTCTCCAAGTCCGACCCGCAGTTCGCGCAGCAGGCCCTGCAGGCGTTCCGCAAGTTCGGGTTCCAGTTGGTGATCGTGGCGACCGTGCAGAACGCGACGACGATCCAGCCCTACATCGACAGCGTGGTGATGGTGTCGAAGACGGAGCCGACGGGCCGCAACGCGCGCCCGGTCGCGACCGTCGCCACGCGGACGATCTCGGAGTTCTCCGCGCTGCGCCGGGAGATGCGGGAGAAGGTGCCGGCCGGCGTCTAG
- a CDS encoding nitroreductase/quinone reductase family protein, whose amino-acid sequence MTAPNDLVIAEFRANGGAVVEAMGGHFKEVHLLLLHHTGTRTGRRYVTPLIYVADGDSYVLVGSNGGAAKEPAWVANLAAVPETVVEVGERTLTVRPTVLRAGPEWDRLHRLAVDYWPDLVEYQSHTDRTFPLVVLTPLTG is encoded by the coding sequence ATGACTGCTCCCAACGATCTGGTGATCGCCGAGTTCCGCGCCAACGGCGGAGCCGTCGTCGAGGCCATGGGCGGCCACTTCAAGGAGGTGCACCTCCTTCTGCTGCACCACACCGGAACGCGCACCGGCCGGCGGTACGTCACACCGCTGATCTACGTCGCCGACGGTGACTCGTACGTCCTGGTCGGCTCCAACGGTGGGGCCGCCAAGGAACCCGCGTGGGTCGCCAACCTCGCCGCCGTGCCCGAGACCGTCGTCGAAGTCGGTGAGCGAACGCTCACGGTGCGGCCGACGGTCCTGCGCGCGGGTCCGGAGTGGGATCGGCTGCACCGCTTGGCAGTTGACTACTGGCCCGACCTCGTCGAGTACCAGTCCCACACCGATCGCACGTTCCCGCTGGTCGTGCTGACACCGCTCACCGGGTAG
- a CDS encoding antitoxin gives MRTTIDLPDDLHKQALAIARDTRRSLSQTVADLMRRGLAAGGVSSLAKHPRTGLPVISVGTVVTSEDVRSLEDE, from the coding sequence ATGCGTACCACCATCGACTTGCCGGATGACCTGCATAAACAGGCTCTCGCGATCGCGCGCGACACCCGCCGGTCGTTGAGTCAGACCGTGGCTGACCTCATGCGCCGCGGTCTGGCAGCAGGTGGTGTGTCATCGCTTGCCAAGCATCCTCGGACGGGATTGCCCGTGATCAGCGTGGGAACCGTGGTGACGTCCGAGGACGTCCGTTCCTTGGAAGACGAGTGA
- a CDS encoding ribonuclease HI, with product MNSDTIDTTAPKPVARRRPADVVPARPRPVTTVAVVVAGRGGEARYSACSATRSWTGAVTVDSAETAILDVMRLVRAESPATARLRFVVQLPPRSTLWALRDEIPVLMPGVCIERPTLADDALMTAARTGLLRRPATQAPVTVATDGSVRGKVTGYGWLASTGEYGLMGFRHSRKQIGPRVVLVAELRAIAKAVQYLRGRDITVLSDSKLAIAMVQRWKAGDDVLPDGYSLIRESGKTPGLVTAQRMIYAERDRIHPVWVKAHTGEPLNEGADALARLASRYVLGDSGLDSAEYRRRAEDLAETFAAEFTRRRSA from the coding sequence ATGAACAGCGACACCATCGACACCACAGCGCCCAAGCCGGTGGCCAGGCGGCGTCCGGCCGACGTCGTGCCGGCTCGTCCTCGGCCGGTCACGACGGTCGCGGTCGTGGTCGCCGGACGCGGCGGTGAAGCTCGCTACTCGGCGTGTTCGGCGACGCGCAGCTGGACCGGCGCGGTGACGGTCGATTCGGCCGAGACCGCGATCCTCGATGTGATGCGGCTGGTCCGTGCCGAGTCGCCGGCGACCGCACGGCTGCGGTTCGTCGTGCAGTTGCCGCCGCGCAGCACGCTGTGGGCGCTGCGCGACGAGATCCCGGTGCTGATGCCGGGGGTGTGCATCGAGCGGCCGACGCTCGCGGACGACGCGTTGATGACGGCCGCGCGCACCGGGCTGCTGCGTCGGCCGGCCACGCAGGCGCCGGTGACGGTGGCGACGGACGGCTCGGTGCGCGGCAAGGTGACCGGATACGGCTGGCTGGCGTCGACGGGCGAGTACGGGCTGATGGGATTTCGCCACTCGCGCAAGCAGATTGGGCCGAGGGTCGTGCTGGTCGCCGAGCTGCGGGCGATCGCGAAGGCGGTGCAGTATCTGCGCGGCCGCGACATCACGGTGCTCAGCGACAGCAAGCTGGCGATCGCGATGGTGCAACGCTGGAAGGCCGGCGACGACGTGCTGCCCGACGGCTACAGCCTGATCCGGGAGAGCGGCAAAACTCCAGGACTGGTGACAGCCCAGCGGATGATCTACGCCGAGCGCGACCGGATCCATCCGGTGTGGGTCAAGGCGCACACCGGAGAGCCGCTCAACGAGGGCGCCGACGCCCTGGCCCGGCTGGCGTCGCGGTACGTGCTCGGCGACAGCGGACTCGACAGCGCCGAATACCGCCGTCGCGCCGAGGATCTCGCCGAAACCTTCGCGGCCGAGTTCACGCGGCGCAGGTCCGCCTGA
- a CDS encoding DUF4194 domain-containing protein — protein sequence MTAEPEVDFSSLPEVDQNARPPHQRRPRFDGDVSELPDRACWALQHLLTRRYISADADSDIYSWVLEYRDQLSVRLSELDLIMRIVDGTDVAFVEQARYESARGIKLLRREPLGTYDSILALHLAQMMRASGGQAVLISREEMHGLFSGVLNDTDRDAVTFAARIDGAIARLAGLEILRRSRDDEDSYTISPVITAIMTASVITELQQQFEQLLSGGAPAEEEPEND from the coding sequence GTGACCGCTGAGCCCGAGGTCGACTTCAGCTCGCTGCCGGAAGTCGACCAGAACGCCCGTCCCCCGCACCAGCGCCGCCCGCGCTTCGACGGCGACGTCTCCGAACTGCCCGACCGCGCGTGCTGGGCGCTGCAGCACCTGCTGACCCGGCGCTACATCAGCGCCGACGCCGACAGCGACATCTACTCGTGGGTGCTGGAGTACCGCGACCAGCTCAGCGTGCGGCTCTCCGAACTGGACCTGATCATGCGCATCGTCGACGGGACCGACGTCGCGTTCGTCGAGCAGGCCCGCTACGAATCCGCCAGGGGCATCAAGCTTCTGCGCCGCGAGCCGCTGGGCACCTACGACTCGATCCTGGCGCTGCACCTGGCGCAGATGATGCGGGCGTCGGGCGGGCAGGCGGTGCTGATCAGCCGCGAGGAGATGCACGGCCTGTTCTCCGGGGTGCTCAACGACACCGACCGCGACGCGGTGACCTTCGCCGCGCGCATCGACGGCGCGATCGCCCGGCTGGCCGGGCTGGAGATCCTGCGCCGCAGCCGCGACGACGAGGACAGCTACACGATCAGCCCGGTGATCACCGCGATCATGACCGCGTCGGTGATCACCGAACTCCAGCAGCAATTCGAGCAGCTGCTGAGCGGCGGCGCACCCGCAGAGGAAGAACCCGAAAATGACTGA
- a CDS encoding DUF3375 domain-containing protein: MDDTADNGGLAAADLLELNRDLQSSPTIRLLATTNLSSYATLMERHLSDGVSTETELVVRLERDLDDLGHPDGQSGLALIKSWASQGWLHRIVDPRTDQNVCYLTQEARRALDFLRGMRRQDTIATGGSIQGIASRLKQVAIRVGSDPARVRKHIEAEIAALQAELDELDAGERPQPDVTDAYDEARAIALQMERLITDIGQYGTMIEQATAALDEPIDSNVAYRDRQRQMYADYQAAWDSQGRDSHRAFLRMINDPDQRAEFEADVAAVAEALPALDPALRKVMAGFFELVGHQIDEVERIQQRCAQRVKRFTAFGTLEQSRGVARQLNEAIGAARALLKSSLTDSRLDIDVPLARHAISSVGALSFKIGDLSNPKPAVAAEGEVDLTSFAALTTQVDAPAMSEMLNAAVSSGPVSLPEAVAMLDNAYLGHVIVLWSWALKQPNGVAAAGKSTTVRFRSLDGPDREIDVPDLLFTEPITTLAGVTQ, encoded by the coding sequence GTGGACGACACCGCCGACAACGGGGGGCTTGCGGCCGCCGACCTGCTCGAACTCAATCGCGACCTGCAGTCCAGCCCGACGATCCGGCTGCTGGCCACCACCAACCTGAGCTCCTACGCCACGCTGATGGAGCGCCACCTGTCCGACGGGGTGAGCACCGAGACCGAGCTCGTCGTGCGGCTGGAACGCGACCTCGACGATCTCGGGCATCCCGACGGGCAGTCCGGGCTGGCGCTGATCAAGTCGTGGGCGAGCCAGGGCTGGCTGCATCGCATCGTCGATCCGCGCACCGACCAGAACGTCTGCTACCTGACCCAGGAGGCGCGCCGGGCGCTGGACTTCCTGCGTGGGATGCGCCGCCAGGACACCATCGCGACGGGCGGCTCGATCCAGGGCATCGCGTCGCGGCTCAAGCAGGTCGCGATCCGGGTCGGCAGCGACCCGGCCCGCGTCCGCAAGCACATCGAGGCCGAAATCGCCGCTCTGCAAGCCGAACTCGACGAACTCGACGCCGGCGAACGCCCGCAGCCCGACGTCACCGACGCCTACGACGAGGCCCGCGCGATCGCGCTGCAGATGGAACGGCTGATCACCGACATCGGCCAGTACGGCACGATGATCGAGCAGGCCACCGCCGCGCTCGACGAGCCGATCGACAGCAACGTGGCCTACCGCGACCGGCAGCGCCAGATGTACGCCGACTACCAGGCGGCATGGGATTCGCAGGGCCGCGACAGCCACCGCGCGTTCCTGCGGATGATCAACGACCCCGACCAGCGCGCCGAGTTCGAGGCCGACGTTGCCGCGGTCGCCGAGGCGCTGCCCGCGCTGGATCCGGCGCTGCGCAAGGTGATGGCCGGATTCTTCGAACTCGTGGGCCACCAGATCGACGAGGTCGAGCGGATCCAGCAGCGGTGCGCGCAGCGGGTCAAGCGGTTCACCGCGTTCGGCACGCTCGAGCAGAGCCGCGGGGTGGCCCGCCAGCTCAACGAGGCGATCGGCGCGGCCCGCGCCCTGCTGAAGTCATCGCTGACCGATTCGCGGCTCGACATCGACGTCCCGCTGGCCCGGCACGCGATCAGTTCCGTTGGGGCGCTGAGCTTCAAGATCGGCGACCTGTCCAACCCGAAGCCGGCCGTCGCCGCCGAGGGTGAGGTCGACCTGACCAGCTTCGCGGCGCTGACGACGCAGGTGGACGCGCCCGCGATGTCGGAGATGCTCAACGCCGCGGTCAGCTCGGGCCCGGTGTCGCTGCCCGAGGCCGTTGCAATGCTGGACAATGCATACCTCGGCCACGTCATCGTGCTGTGGTCATGGGCGTTGAAGCAGCCGAATGGGGTTGCGGCCGCGGGTAAGTCGACGACGGTGCGGTTCCGCTCCCTGGACGGCCCCGACCGCGAGATCGACGTGCCCGACCTGTTGTTCACCGAACCCATCACCACCCTGGCAGGAGTCACGCAGTGA
- a CDS encoding TetR/AcrR family transcriptional regulator: MRARPPAGAAVLRPEKTEAIIAAFFGELGGCGYEGLTMDKVAERAGVGKAALYRRWHSKKEMLIDLVGRYATEAVLPPDTGSLAGDLRAVAEDAINVLKNPLVRNVIRALVAERRRSPDLDAVITEKFIEPRRAAGAAMFQRAMDRGEIAPDSDPEMAQDMFGGPLYFKGVILDEDFPTDFAQRLTDGVLRSLGAVRLTR, from the coding sequence ATGCGAGCCAGACCCCCGGCCGGTGCCGCCGTTCTGCGACCGGAGAAGACCGAGGCGATCATCGCCGCGTTCTTCGGTGAGCTGGGCGGTTGCGGATATGAGGGTCTGACCATGGACAAGGTCGCCGAACGCGCGGGTGTCGGGAAAGCGGCCCTGTACCGACGGTGGCACTCCAAAAAGGAGATGCTGATCGACCTGGTCGGGCGCTACGCGACGGAAGCCGTCCTGCCCCCGGACACCGGGAGCCTGGCCGGAGACCTGCGCGCAGTCGCCGAAGACGCCATCAACGTGCTGAAGAATCCGTTGGTACGCAACGTCATCAGAGCACTGGTCGCAGAGCGCCGGCGATCACCCGACCTCGACGCCGTCATCACCGAGAAGTTCATCGAGCCCCGGCGGGCCGCCGGTGCCGCGATGTTTCAGCGGGCGATGGATCGTGGCGAGATCGCCCCCGACAGCGACCCCGAAATGGCCCAGGACATGTTCGGCGGCCCCCTCTACTTCAAGGGAGTCATCCTCGACGAAGATTTCCCGACCGACTTCGCCCAGCGGCTCACCGACGGGGTGCTCCGCTCCCTCGGCGCCGTGCGTCTGACCCGCTGA
- a CDS encoding SDR family NAD(P)-dependent oxidoreductase, whose protein sequence is MGQLDGKTALVTGGNSGIGLASGKRLAAEGAYVFITGRDRTRLDEAAATIGAQAVQSDISKPEDLDRLADEIAKHGKGLDILFANAGGGDFATLEQVTPRHYGDNFDRNVAGTVFTVQKMLPLLNEGASIVLTGSTAAAEGDAAFGLYAASKAAIRSLGRTWAAELAGRKIRVNTLIPGPVDTPGLAGLAPDEERQSLHDSLAAQTLMKRLGHPDEIAAAVLFLASDQSSFMTAASLVVDGGQIKL, encoded by the coding sequence ATGGGACAACTCGACGGCAAGACAGCACTGGTCACCGGGGGAAACTCGGGCATCGGGCTGGCCTCGGGCAAGCGGCTCGCCGCAGAAGGCGCGTACGTCTTCATCACCGGCCGTGACCGCACCCGCCTCGACGAGGCCGCTGCGACGATCGGCGCCCAGGCCGTGCAGAGCGACATCAGCAAGCCCGAAGACCTCGACCGCCTGGCCGACGAGATCGCCAAGCACGGCAAGGGACTCGACATCCTGTTCGCCAACGCCGGCGGCGGCGACTTCGCCACCCTCGAACAGGTCACTCCGCGGCACTACGGCGACAACTTCGACCGCAATGTCGCCGGCACCGTGTTCACCGTGCAGAAGATGCTGCCGCTGCTCAACGAGGGCGCGTCGATCGTGCTCACGGGGTCCACCGCCGCCGCCGAGGGCGATGCGGCGTTCGGGCTCTACGCCGCGTCGAAGGCGGCCATCCGGTCGTTGGGCCGCACCTGGGCAGCCGAGTTGGCCGGCCGCAAGATCCGCGTCAACACCCTCATCCCCGGCCCCGTCGACACCCCCGGGCTCGCCGGGCTAGCCCCCGACGAGGAGCGGCAGAGTCTGCACGACAGCCTGGCCGCGCAGACGCTGATGAAGCGGCTCGGCCACCCTGACGAGATCGCCGCCGCGGTGCTGTTCCTGGCGTCCGACCAGAGCAGCTTCATGACCGCGGCCTCACTCGTCGTGGACGGCGGGCAGATCAAGCTCTGA
- a CDS encoding TA system VapC family ribonuclease toxin yields MTTALLDANVLIALVVADHVHHDRAAEWLAASDLAIATCPITEGSLVRFLIRAGQTVAVAQEVVTTLAASDRHEFWPDSLSYAEIDTAGIIGHRQVTDAYLAALARSRTGRLATLDEGLAQLHSDVAILVTP; encoded by the coding sequence GTGACCACTGCACTGCTCGACGCCAACGTGCTCATTGCGCTCGTCGTCGCTGACCATGTCCACCACGACCGGGCAGCGGAGTGGTTGGCGGCAAGCGACCTCGCGATCGCGACGTGCCCGATCACCGAGGGGAGTTTGGTCCGGTTCCTCATTCGGGCTGGCCAGACTGTGGCTGTGGCTCAGGAAGTCGTCACGACCTTGGCCGCCAGCGACCGGCATGAGTTTTGGCCGGACTCGTTGTCCTACGCAGAGATCGACACCGCCGGGATCATCGGGCACCGGCAAGTGACGGACGCGTATCTGGCGGCGCTCGCGAGGAGTCGCACGGGTCGACTGGCCACACTCGACGAAGGGCTTGCTCAATTGCACAGCGACGTCGCGATTCTCGTGACGCCCTGA